A stretch of Spirosoma oryzicola DNA encodes these proteins:
- a CDS encoding ring-cleaving dioxygenase, with amino-acid sequence METLINGLHHVTTLAGDTQRNVDYYTDILGLRLVKKTVNFDAPDVYHLYYGNETGSPGTILTFFPYGNLPRGRKGVGQLTYTAFSAPIASMSFWMDRLHERNIPYAGPYKRYSETYLRFEDFDGMGIELVFTNEDQRPGWDNGRIPSDFAIRGFHTVTLNESNPDRTIELLTQHMQHTLVSEEDGRFRFKAGSGGPGNYVDVLHSPKDVRSLQGAGSVHHVAFSTDSDETQAIIQDKLLTAGYHVTPVQDRNYFNSIYFREPGGILFEVATNPPGFAVDEPVAELGTALKLPPQYEARRAALEAELPTIVLK; translated from the coding sequence ATGGAAACGCTCATAAACGGTCTGCACCACGTCACCACCTTAGCTGGCGATACGCAACGCAACGTTGATTATTATACAGATATATTAGGTCTTCGGCTGGTCAAAAAAACCGTCAACTTCGATGCGCCGGATGTTTATCATTTATACTATGGTAATGAAACCGGTTCGCCAGGAACGATTCTTACGTTCTTTCCGTACGGTAACTTGCCCCGTGGTCGTAAAGGTGTTGGGCAGTTAACGTATACGGCCTTTTCGGCACCGATAGCGTCGATGAGTTTCTGGATGGACCGATTGCATGAACGCAACATTCCGTACGCAGGACCTTACAAACGGTATTCGGAAACGTATTTACGCTTTGAAGATTTTGACGGTATGGGTATTGAACTCGTGTTTACGAACGAAGACCAACGCCCAGGCTGGGACAACGGACGAATTCCGTCTGATTTCGCTATCCGGGGTTTCCATACGGTTACCTTGAATGAGTCGAACCCAGATCGTACGATTGAACTGCTGACCCAGCATATGCAACATACACTGGTAAGCGAGGAGGATGGACGGTTCCGGTTCAAAGCAGGCAGTGGCGGTCCGGGTAATTACGTCGACGTGCTGCATTCGCCTAAAGACGTGCGGTCGTTGCAGGGTGCAGGGTCGGTACACCACGTAGCCTTCTCGACAGATTCGGACGAAACGCAGGCGATTATTCAGGATAAATTGCTGACGGCCGGTTACCACGTCACTCCCGTTCAGGATCGTAACTATTTTAACAGTATCTACTTCCGTGAACCCGGCGGTATTCTTTTCGAAGTTGCTACGAACCCACCAGGATTTGCCGTTGATGAACCGGTTGCGGAGTTAGGAACTGCGCTGAAATTGCCCCCCCAGTACGAAGCTCGTCGGGCTGCTCTGGAAGCGGAATTACCAACGATCGTTTTAAAATAA
- a CDS encoding muconolactone Delta-isomerase family protein — protein MSQYMVEFDLPAVMDEGFTNRIPAQRLKVEELMEKGSLLSYSLSVDRQKLWCIFKADSELEVMESISEFPLIKYMTPMITELMFHNMVAARIPLFSLN, from the coding sequence ATGAGCCAATATATGGTTGAATTTGACCTTCCGGCTGTAATGGACGAGGGGTTTACAAACCGGATTCCAGCCCAACGGCTCAAAGTGGAAGAATTAATGGAAAAAGGTTCTTTACTATCTTATTCGCTTTCGGTAGATCGGCAAAAGCTGTGGTGCATTTTCAAAGCCGATTCGGAGTTGGAAGTCATGGAATCGATTTCGGAGTTTCCCCTGATCAAATACATGACGCCGATGATTACCGAGTTGATGTTTCATAATATGGTGGCGGCTCGGATTCCCCTTTTTTCGCTTAATTAG
- a CDS encoding barstar family protein translates to MNPNIFISKAEYELEAPFGNDFIAHIDGQRTATLRQFYEEIADLLEIPDFGFNLDALNDSLNDLQWLEDKRIVLYITNTNDFISKERDPAKIGSVLSLLDATAEDWKWVDDEDELTDRKEIVIVFEDSPRIRKLLDQEAIDYNELAELK, encoded by the coding sequence ATGAACCCAAACATTTTTATAAGCAAGGCCGAATACGAATTAGAAGCGCCATTCGGTAATGATTTTATTGCACACATCGACGGTCAGAGAACAGCTACGCTACGCCAGTTCTATGAAGAAATCGCTGACCTGCTCGAAATTCCTGACTTTGGCTTTAATCTTGATGCACTCAACGATTCGCTCAACGATCTGCAATGGCTTGAAGACAAGCGGATAGTCCTGTATATCACAAATACCAACGACTTCATTAGCAAAGAGCGTGATCCGGCCAAAATTGGCAGCGTATTGAGCCTGCTCGATGCCACCGCCGAAGATTGGAAATGGGTTGACGATGAAGATGAGTTAACCGACCGTAAGGAGATCGTCATCGTGTTTGAAGACAGCCCCCGCATTCGGAAGTTACTCGATCAGGAAGCGATTGATTATAACGAATTAGCCGAGTTGAAATAA
- a CDS encoding ribonuclease domain-containing protein gives MDYVRRYGRAPDGYVGGRTFGNYEGHLPKQDNSGDRVRYREWDVNPKIQGRNRGTERLITGSDERAYFTQDHYNSFTEIK, from the coding sequence TTGGACTACGTTCGCCGGTATGGCCGGGCACCCGATGGCTACGTAGGTGGTCGAACCTTTGGTAATTACGAAGGCCACCTGCCCAAACAGGATAATTCGGGCGATCGTGTCCGTTATCGGGAGTGGGACGTTAACCCTAAAATTCAGGGTCGTAACCGAGGCACTGAACGGTTGATCACGGGTTCCGACGAGCGGGCGTATTTCACCCAAGACCATTACAACTCATTTACCGAAATCAAATGA
- a CDS encoding alpha/beta hydrolase, protein MIHNPNNIRTAGKPLEEASKVMVMVHGRGGSASDILSLSQYIDDTDFAFIAPEAQGNTWYPYSFLRPMAENEPYLSSALEVLTSLRARLQSDFNFKLPQIYWLGFSQGACLLLEFLARNPAGYGGIFGLSGGLIGPPDTPRLYEGSFDKTPVFLGCGVPDTHVPKERVLESEQVFQRMGADVTLKLYPNFPHTINEDELNIVNLLLAGPK, encoded by the coding sequence ATGATTCATAATCCAAACAACATTCGAACTGCCGGAAAACCGCTTGAAGAAGCGTCTAAAGTAATGGTGATGGTTCATGGCCGGGGCGGTTCAGCAAGTGATATTTTGTCGCTGTCCCAGTACATCGATGATACTGACTTTGCTTTCATCGCCCCGGAAGCGCAGGGTAATACGTGGTATCCTTACTCGTTTCTGCGCCCAATGGCTGAAAACGAACCTTATTTATCCTCGGCTCTCGAAGTGCTGACAAGTCTGCGGGCACGATTGCAATCGGACTTCAATTTTAAATTACCCCAGATCTACTGGCTTGGTTTTTCGCAGGGTGCCTGTTTGTTACTAGAATTTTTGGCGCGCAATCCAGCTGGTTACGGTGGCATATTTGGTTTGAGTGGTGGATTGATAGGCCCGCCGGATACGCCACGACTATACGAAGGATCATTCGATAAGACACCGGTTTTTCTGGGTTGCGGTGTTCCCGATACGCACGTACCCAAAGAGCGAGTACTGGAATCCGAGCAGGTTTTTCAGCGTATGGGCGCTGACGTGACGCTAAAATTATACCCAAATTTTCCGCACACCATTAACGAAGATGAGCTAAACATTGTTAATTTGCTATTAGCAGGTCCCAAATAG
- the pdhA gene encoding pyruvate dehydrogenase (acetyl-transferring) E1 component subunit alpha produces the protein MASVKEKSERTAATENDNTPAMEKTQHPKERYMYWYESMQLQRKFEEKAGQLYGQQKIRGFCHLYIGQEAGSSGAVSALTKDDKWITAYRDHGFPLALGSDPKAVMAELFAKQTGSSKGKGGSMHIFDKSVNFMGGHGIVGAQIPMGAGIAFAEKYNKTGNLCICFMGDGAVRQGAFHEAFNMAMLWKLPVIFVVENNGYAMGTSVARTSNVTELYTLAEAYDMPAEPVDAMSVEAVHEAVSRAAERARANEGPTFLEFRTYRYRGHSMSDPQKYRSKDEVEQYKQRDPIEQVKAHILEQGLATEEDLAAIDKKIKGIVDESVKFAEESPYPAPEEAYKDVYVQQDYPFLME, from the coding sequence GAAAACGACAATACTCCGGCAATGGAAAAAACCCAGCACCCTAAAGAGCGGTATATGTACTGGTACGAATCGATGCAATTACAGCGGAAATTCGAAGAGAAAGCCGGTCAGCTCTACGGACAACAGAAAATCCGGGGTTTCTGCCATTTATACATTGGTCAGGAAGCGGGTTCGTCGGGGGCGGTTTCGGCCTTAACAAAAGATGATAAGTGGATTACCGCTTACCGTGATCATGGTTTTCCGCTTGCACTGGGTTCCGACCCAAAGGCGGTGATGGCCGAGTTATTCGCCAAACAAACTGGCTCTTCGAAAGGTAAAGGCGGCTCAATGCACATTTTCGACAAGTCGGTCAACTTCATGGGCGGTCACGGTATCGTTGGTGCTCAGATTCCGATGGGTGCTGGTATCGCTTTTGCTGAGAAATACAACAAGACCGGTAACCTGTGCATCTGCTTTATGGGCGATGGTGCCGTACGGCAAGGTGCCTTCCACGAAGCCTTCAACATGGCCATGCTCTGGAAATTACCCGTCATCTTCGTCGTTGAAAACAACGGTTATGCGATGGGAACATCGGTAGCGCGTACTTCGAACGTAACGGAATTGTACACGCTGGCTGAGGCTTACGATATGCCCGCTGAACCCGTAGACGCCATGAGCGTTGAAGCGGTTCACGAAGCGGTTAGCCGTGCTGCTGAACGTGCCCGCGCAAACGAAGGCCCCACCTTTCTGGAGTTCCGTACGTACCGGTATCGTGGTCACTCGATGTCCGATCCGCAGAAATACCGTTCTAAGGATGAAGTTGAGCAATATAAGCAACGCGATCCTATCGAGCAGGTAAAAGCACATATTCTGGAGCAGGGCTTAGCCACAGAAGAGGATCTGGCTGCTATTGATAAAAAGATCAAAGGTATCGTAGACGAATCCGTCAAATTTGCGGAAGAATCGCCTTACCCAGCACCCGAGGAAGCGTACAAGGACGTTTACGTACAACAGGACTATCCATTCCTGATGGAGTAA